The following are encoded in a window of Saccharothrix longispora genomic DNA:
- a CDS encoding MlaD family protein, translating to MIPRRTKLQIGAFVLIALVGVSYVGARYAGLGRLVGSSGYVVTVQLADSGGVFTNAEVTYRGVAVGRVGQMRLTGDGLDVDLGIDPDAPRIPADLEAVVANRSAVGEQYVDLRPRGEDGPYLEAGAVIPRSATRTPPPVDELLTNLDAFAKSVPADSLKTVVDELDLAFDGTGPDLQVLLDNTRLFTKAATENLPQTRALLDSGLVVLNTQAGQGSAIRSFSSDLRALAEQLKDSDGDLRRLIGVSPQAAEQVSALLAESGPNLGVVLANLLTTGNILVTRLDGLEQIAVTYPIVVGGGFSVAKGDGTGAHFGLALNVFDPPPCTVGYEGTRIRQGTDTTPAPLNTQAYCALARGSATAVRGAQNAPYGGTPTTPTGNETSQPGLEPPAGQGEAVEPPLLTSLGQLLGLPG from the coding sequence GTGATCCCCCGGAGGACCAAGCTCCAGATCGGCGCGTTCGTGCTGATCGCGCTCGTCGGCGTCAGCTACGTCGGCGCCCGCTACGCCGGGCTCGGCCGGCTGGTCGGGTCGTCGGGCTACGTGGTGACGGTGCAGCTCGCCGACTCCGGCGGCGTGTTCACCAACGCCGAGGTCACCTACCGCGGCGTCGCCGTCGGCCGGGTCGGCCAGATGCGGCTGACCGGCGACGGGCTGGACGTGGACCTGGGCATCGACCCGGACGCGCCGCGCATCCCCGCCGACCTGGAGGCCGTGGTCGCCAACCGGTCCGCGGTCGGCGAGCAGTACGTCGACCTGCGCCCGCGCGGCGAGGACGGCCCCTACCTGGAAGCGGGCGCGGTCATCCCGAGGTCGGCGACGAGGACGCCGCCGCCCGTCGACGAGCTGCTGACCAACCTCGACGCGTTCGCGAAGTCCGTGCCCGCCGACTCGCTGAAGACCGTGGTCGACGAACTGGACCTCGCGTTCGACGGCACCGGGCCCGACCTCCAGGTGCTGCTGGACAACACCCGCCTGTTCACGAAGGCCGCGACGGAGAACCTGCCGCAGACCAGGGCGCTGCTCGACAGCGGGCTCGTGGTGCTGAACACGCAGGCCGGGCAGGGCAGCGCGATCAGGTCGTTCTCGTCGGACCTGCGGGCGCTCGCCGAGCAGCTGAAGGACTCCGACGGCGACCTCCGGCGGCTCATCGGGGTGTCCCCGCAGGCCGCCGAGCAGGTGTCGGCGCTGCTCGCGGAGAGCGGGCCGAACCTCGGCGTGGTGCTGGCCAACCTGCTGACCACCGGGAACATCCTGGTCACGCGGCTCGACGGGCTGGAGCAGATCGCCGTCACCTACCCGATCGTGGTGGGCGGCGGCTTCTCCGTCGCCAAGGGCGACGGCACCGGCGCGCACTTCGGCCTGGCGCTCAACGTGTTCGACCCGCCTCCGTGCACGGTGGGCTACGAGGGCACGCGCATCCGCCAGGGCACCGACACCACGCCGGCCCCGCTGAACACGCAGGCGTACTGCGCGCTCGCCCGGGGCAGCGCGACCGCCGTGCGCGGCGCGCAGAACGCCCCCTACGGTGGCACCCCGACCACGCCCACCGGCAACGAGACGTCGCAGCCCGGCCTGGAGCCCCCGGCGGGCCAGGGCGAGGCGGTCGAGCCGCCCCTGCTGACCAGCCTGGGCCAGCTGCTCGGGCTGCCGGGCTGA
- a CDS encoding MCE family protein gives MKALTGIAAAVSGALLLAGCGSGGFDGVYNMPLPGGADVGDRPYRVKVEFQDVLDLVPQAGVKVDDVPVGRVDAIGLAPDGWTAEVTVLVNGDVRLPGNAVARLRQSALLGEKYVELAGPAEGAEEGSLDDGAVIPLDRTNRNPEVEEVFGALSMLLNGGGIAQLQDISRELNAALEGNEPEVKSLLANLDTLVGELDAHKGEITRALDGLNRLGGTLSAQRDRIGGVLEELEPGLRVLADQRTQLVTLLQSLDTLSDVAVDTVNRSKDDVVADLKALAPTLRKLVEAGTNLPNGFELLLTYPFPDSALDGIRGDYTNLYADIDLDLGTIVENLGRSRQSPLPSTPSLPGITGTAPSLPLPLPNLPLPGVSGRSGLGDLLGGLLGGGRG, from the coding sequence GTGAAGGCGCTCACGGGGATCGCGGCCGCCGTGTCCGGCGCGCTGCTGCTGGCCGGTTGCGGTTCGGGCGGCTTCGACGGCGTCTACAACATGCCGCTGCCCGGCGGCGCCGACGTCGGCGACCGGCCCTATCGGGTGAAGGTCGAGTTCCAGGACGTGCTCGACCTCGTGCCGCAGGCGGGCGTGAAGGTCGACGACGTGCCGGTCGGCCGGGTCGACGCCATCGGCCTTGCCCCCGACGGCTGGACCGCCGAGGTGACCGTGCTGGTCAACGGGGACGTGCGGCTGCCCGGCAACGCGGTCGCCAGGCTGCGCCAGTCCGCCCTGCTCGGCGAGAAGTACGTCGAGCTGGCCGGTCCCGCCGAGGGCGCGGAGGAGGGCTCGCTGGACGACGGCGCGGTCATCCCCCTCGACCGGACCAACCGCAACCCCGAGGTCGAAGAGGTCTTCGGCGCGCTGTCCATGCTGCTCAACGGCGGCGGCATCGCCCAGCTCCAGGACATCTCCCGCGAGCTGAACGCGGCCCTGGAGGGCAACGAGCCGGAGGTCAAGTCGCTGCTGGCGAACCTGGACACGCTGGTCGGCGAGCTGGACGCGCACAAGGGCGAGATCACCCGGGCGCTGGACGGCCTCAACCGGCTCGGCGGCACGCTGAGCGCCCAGCGCGACCGGATCGGCGGCGTCCTGGAGGAGCTGGAGCCGGGCCTGAGGGTGCTCGCGGACCAGCGCACCCAGCTCGTGACGCTGCTCCAGTCGCTCGACACCCTGTCCGACGTCGCCGTGGACACCGTGAACAGGTCCAAGGACGACGTCGTGGCCGACCTCAAGGCGCTCGCGCCGACGCTGCGGAAGCTCGTCGAGGCGGGCACCAACCTGCCGAACGGGTTCGAGCTGCTGCTCACCTACCCGTTCCCGGACTCGGCGCTCGACGGCATCAGGGGCGACTACACCAACCTGTACGCCGACATCGACCTGGACCTGGGCACGATCGTCGAGAACCTGGGCCGGTCCCGGCAGTCGCCGCTGCCGTCGACGCCGTCGCTGCCCGGCATCACCGGCACCGCGCCGTCGCTGCCGCTCCCGCTGCCGAACCTGCCGCTGCCCGGCGTGTCCGGGCGGTCCGGGTTGGGCGACCTGCTCGGTGGACTGCTCGGAGGTGGGCGCGGGTGA
- the rpoB gene encoding DNA-directed RNA polymerase subunit beta, translating to MAISRATKATAATNSTSGIPGAPKRVSFAKIHEPLQTPNLLDLQIQSFEWLTGDEAWFQRRVDAGDEAPTGGLEEVLNEISPIEDFSGSMSLSFSDPRFDEVKASTEECKDKDMTYAAPLFVTAEFTNHTTGEIKSQTVFMGDFPMMTDKGTFIINGTERVVVSQLVRSPGVYYDTAIDKTTDKDVFSVKIIPSRGAWLEFDVDKRDTVGVRIDRKRRQPVTVLLKALGWSTEQIRERFSFSETLLTTLEKDHTAGTDEALLDIYRKLRPGEPPTKESAQALLENLFFKDKRYDLAKVGRYKINKKLGLDSPISTGVLTEDDIVTTIEYLVRLHAGETNMKPGETEVPVEVDDIDHFGNRRLRTVGELIQNQIRVGLSRMERVVRERMTTQDVEAITPQTLINIRPVVAAIKEFFGTSQLSQFMDQTNPLAGLTHKRRLSALGPGGLSRERAGMEVRDVHPSHYGRMCPIETPEGPNIGLIGSLSSYGRVNPFGFIETPYRKVVDGRVTDQVDYLTADEEDRYVKAQANAKIDEEGNFLEEKVLVRKKGGEVEMIDPSDVDYMDVSPRQMVSAATAMIPFLEHDDANRALMGANMQRQAVPLLRSESPLVGTGMELRAAVDAGDVVVAKKTGVVEEISADYVTVMADDGSRQTYGLHKFRRSNQGTCINQKPIVNEGDRVQHGQVLADGPCTENGEMALGKNLLVAIMPWEGHNYEDAIILSQRLVQDDVLTSIHIEEHEIDARDTKLGAEEITRDIPNVSEEVLADLDERGIIRIGAEVQPGDILVGKVTPKGETELTPEERLLRAIFGEKAREVRDTSLKVPHGEYGKVIGIRVFSREDDDELPPGVNELVRVYVAQKRKIQDGDKLAGRHGNKGVIGKILPVEDMPFLEDGTPVDIVLNTHGVPRRMNIGQVLETHLGWIAKQGWSINGDPDWAKNLPAELYDVEPGTKTATPVFDGAREDEITGLLGSTIPNRDGERMVKENGKAVLLDGRSGEPYPFPVSVGYMYILKLLHLVDDKIHARSTGPYSMITQQPLGGKAQFGGQRFGEMECWAMQAYGAAYTLQELLTIKSDDVLGRVKVYEAIVKGENIPEPGIPESFKVLLKELQSLCLNVEVLSSDGAAIEMRDGDDEDLERAAANLGINLSRSESPSVDDVVN from the coding sequence TTGGCGATCTCTCGCGCGACCAAGGCCACTGCTGCGACCAACTCCACGTCGGGGATTCCCGGAGCGCCGAAGCGAGTCTCTTTCGCGAAGATCCACGAACCGCTTCAGACGCCCAACCTGCTCGACCTGCAGATTCAGTCGTTCGAATGGCTCACCGGCGACGAGGCGTGGTTCCAGCGCCGCGTGGACGCGGGTGACGAGGCCCCCACGGGCGGCCTCGAGGAGGTCTTGAACGAGATCTCCCCGATCGAGGACTTCTCCGGCTCGATGTCGCTCTCCTTCTCCGACCCGCGCTTCGACGAGGTCAAGGCCTCGACCGAGGAGTGCAAGGACAAGGACATGACGTACGCCGCCCCGTTGTTCGTCACGGCGGAGTTCACCAACCACACCACCGGCGAGATCAAGAGCCAGACGGTGTTCATGGGTGACTTCCCGATGATGACGGACAAGGGCACGTTCATCATCAACGGCACCGAGCGGGTCGTGGTCTCCCAGCTCGTCCGCTCGCCGGGTGTCTACTACGACACCGCGATCGACAAGACGACCGACAAGGACGTCTTCAGCGTCAAGATCATCCCGTCCCGGGGTGCCTGGCTGGAGTTCGACGTCGACAAGCGCGACACCGTCGGCGTGCGCATCGACCGCAAGCGCCGCCAGCCGGTCACCGTGCTGCTGAAGGCCCTGGGTTGGTCGACCGAGCAGATCCGCGAGCGCTTCTCGTTCTCCGAGACGCTGCTGACGACGCTGGAGAAGGACCACACCGCGGGCACCGACGAGGCGTTGCTCGACATCTACCGCAAGCTGCGCCCGGGCGAGCCGCCGACGAAGGAGTCCGCGCAGGCCCTGCTGGAGAACCTGTTCTTCAAGGACAAGCGCTACGACCTGGCGAAGGTCGGCCGGTACAAGATCAACAAGAAGCTGGGCCTGGACAGCCCGATCTCCACGGGCGTGCTGACCGAGGACGACATCGTCACGACGATCGAGTACCTGGTCCGCCTGCACGCCGGTGAGACGAACATGAAGCCCGGCGAGACCGAGGTGCCCGTCGAGGTCGACGACATCGACCACTTCGGCAACCGCCGCCTGCGCACCGTCGGCGAGCTGATCCAGAACCAGATCCGGGTCGGCCTCTCCCGCATGGAGCGCGTCGTGCGCGAGCGCATGACGACCCAGGACGTCGAGGCGATCACGCCGCAGACCCTGATCAACATCCGCCCCGTCGTGGCGGCGATCAAGGAGTTCTTCGGCACCTCCCAGCTGTCGCAGTTCATGGACCAGACGAACCCCCTCGCGGGCCTGACCCACAAGCGCCGCCTCTCGGCGCTGGGCCCCGGCGGTCTGTCCCGTGAGCGGGCCGGCATGGAGGTCCGCGACGTCCACCCGTCGCACTACGGCCGCATGTGCCCGATCGAGACGCCGGAAGGCCCGAACATCGGCCTGATCGGCTCGCTGTCCTCCTACGGGCGGGTCAACCCGTTCGGCTTCATCGAGACGCCGTACCGCAAGGTCGTCGACGGTCGGGTCACCGACCAGGTCGACTACCTGACGGCCGACGAGGAGGACCGGTACGTCAAGGCGCAGGCGAACGCCAAGATCGACGAGGAGGGCAACTTCCTCGAGGAGAAGGTGCTCGTCCGCAAGAAGGGCGGCGAGGTCGAGATGATCGACCCGTCCGACGTGGACTACATGGACGTCTCGCCGCGCCAGATGGTGTCGGCCGCGACCGCCATGATCCCCTTCCTGGAGCACGACGACGCCAACCGCGCCCTGATGGGCGCGAACATGCAGCGCCAGGCGGTGCCGCTGCTGCGCAGCGAGTCCCCGCTGGTCGGCACCGGCATGGAGCTGCGCGCCGCGGTCGACGCCGGTGACGTCGTGGTGGCCAAGAAGACCGGTGTGGTCGAGGAGATCTCCGCCGACTACGTCACGGTCATGGCCGACGACGGCTCGCGGCAGACCTACGGCCTGCACAAGTTCCGCCGCTCGAACCAGGGCACCTGCATCAACCAGAAGCCCATCGTGAACGAGGGCGACCGGGTGCAGCACGGCCAGGTGCTGGCCGACGGCCCGTGCACCGAGAACGGCGAGATGGCGCTGGGCAAGAACCTGCTCGTCGCGATCATGCCGTGGGAGGGCCACAACTACGAGGACGCGATCATCCTGTCGCAGCGCCTCGTGCAGGACGACGTCCTGACCTCGATCCACATCGAGGAGCACGAGATCGACGCGCGGGACACCAAGCTGGGCGCCGAGGAGATCACCCGGGACATCCCGAACGTCTCCGAGGAGGTCCTGGCCGACCTCGACGAGCGCGGCATCATCCGCATCGGCGCCGAGGTCCAGCCCGGCGACATCCTGGTCGGCAAGGTCACGCCCAAGGGCGAGACCGAGCTGACCCCGGAGGAGCGCCTGCTCCGCGCGATCTTCGGCGAGAAGGCGCGCGAGGTGCGCGACACGTCGCTGAAGGTGCCGCACGGCGAGTACGGCAAGGTCATCGGCATCCGCGTGTTCAGCCGCGAGGACGACGACGAGCTGCCCCCCGGCGTGAACGAGCTGGTCCGCGTCTACGTCGCCCAGAAGCGCAAGATCCAGGACGGCGACAAGCTCGCCGGCCGCCACGGCAACAAGGGCGTCATCGGCAAGATCCTCCCCGTCGAGGACATGCCGTTCCTGGAGGACGGCACGCCGGTCGACATCGTGCTGAACACGCACGGCGTCCCGCGTCGTATGAACATCGGCCAGGTGCTGGAGACCCACCTCGGGTGGATCGCCAAGCAGGGCTGGAGCATCAACGGCGACCCGGACTGGGCGAAGAACCTGCCGGCGGAGCTGTACGACGTCGAGCCGGGCACGAAGACCGCCACGCCGGTCTTCGACGGCGCTCGCGAGGACGAGATCACGGGCCTGCTGGGCTCGACGATCCCGAACCGCGACGGCGAGCGGATGGTCAAGGAGAACGGCAAGGCGGTGCTCCTCGACGGGCGCAGCGGCGAGCCGTACCCCTTCCCGGTGTCAGTCGGCTACATGTACATCCTGAAGCTGCTGCACCTGGTGGACGACAAGATCCACGCCCGCTCGACCGGCCCGTACTCGATGATCACGCAGCAGCCGCTGGGTGGTAAGGCGCAGTTCGGTGGTCAGCGCTTCGGTGAGATGGAGTGCTGGGCGATGCAGGCGTACGGCGCCGCCTACACCCTGCAGGAGCTGCTCACCATCAAGTCCGACGACGTGCTCGGCCGCGTGAAGGTCTACGAGGCCATCGTCAAGGGCGAGAACATCCCGGAACCGGGTATCCCGGAGTCCTTCAAGGTGCTGCTCAAGGAGCTGCAGTCGCTGTGCCTCAACGTCGAGGTGCTGTCCTCGGACGGCGCCGCGATCGAGATGCGCGACGGCGACGACGAAGACCTGGAGCGCGCGGCCGCGAACCTCGGCATCAACCTGTCGCGGTCCGAGTCGCCGTCCGTGGACGACGTCGTCAACTAG
- a CDS encoding DNA-directed RNA polymerase subunit beta' has protein sequence MLDVNFFDELRIGLATADDIRQWSYGEVKKPETINYRTLKPEKDGLFCEKIFGPTRDWECYCGKYKRVRFKGIICERCGVEVTRAKVRRERMGHIELAAPVTHIWYFKGVPSRLGYLLDLAPKDLEKIIYFAAYVIVGVNADLRHNDLPTLENEMQVERKRVENRRDADVEARAQKLEADLAELEAEGAKSDVRRKVKEGGEREMRQLRDRAQRELDRLDEIWSTFTKLERAQLIADELLYRELYDRYGDYFTGAMGAEAIQRLLGDYDVDAEADVLRETIRSGKGQKKLRALKRLKVVAAFQATRNNPQGMVLDCVPVIPPDLRPMVQLDGGRFATSDLNDLYRRVINRNNRLKRLIDLGAPEIIVNNEKRMLQEAVDALFDNGRRGRPVTGPGNRPLKSLSDLLKGKQGRFRQNLLGKRVDYSGRSVIVVGPQLKLHQCGLPKQMALELFKPFVMKRLVDLNHAQNIKSAKRMVERARPAVWDVLEEVITEHPVLLNRAPTLHRLGIQAFEPQLVEGKAIQLHPLVCEAFNADFDGDQMAVHLPLSAEAQAEARVLMLSSNNILSPASGKPLAMPRLDMVTGLYHLTRHKEGDIGEGQAYSSPAEALMAFDRKALGLQAMAKIRITDKNPPKGQEPEGWEPGQPWLAVTTLGRVLFNEVLPQDYAFINEVMPKKRQATIINDLAERYPMVTVARTLDKLKDAGFYWATRSGVTVAISDVLVPEAKQGILDEYEKLADAVEKRYQRGQLSHTERNNELVKVWTKATEEVAEVMEANFPEDNSIRMIVASGAAGNMTQVRSLAGMRGLVTNPKGEYIPRPIKNSFREGLSVLEYFIATHGARKGLADTALRTADSGYLTRRLVDVSQDVIIREVDCGTSRGVNMTVGERQGDKVVLAEFAQTSVYARTSSEDITDKDGNLVLNRGADLGDPALATLIEAGVTRVKVRSVLTCESAVGVCASCYGRSMATGQLVDVGEAVGIVAAQSIGEPGTQLTMRTFHQGGVAGDDITTGLPRVQELFEARVPKGKAPIADVDGRVRIEDGDRFWKITLIPDDGSEEILFEKLSKRQRLANTATGPLQDGDHVGVGQQLLEGTPDPHEVLRVMGPREAQLHLVQEVQKVYRAQGVAIHDKHIEVIVRQMLRRVTIIDSGATEFLPGSLVERAEFESGNRAVVAEGGEPAAGRPVLMGITKASLATDSWLSAASFQETTRVLTDAAINGRSDKLIGLKENVIIGKLIPAGTGINRYRNIQVQPTEEARAAAYAIPSYDDGYYTPDVFGTGTGAAVPLDDYDFGRDYR, from the coding sequence GTGCTCGACGTCAACTTCTTCGATGAGCTCCGCATCGGTCTCGCGACCGCGGACGACATCCGCCAGTGGTCCTACGGCGAGGTCAAGAAGCCCGAGACCATCAACTACCGCACGCTCAAGCCGGAGAAGGACGGCTTGTTCTGCGAGAAGATCTTCGGTCCCACCCGGGACTGGGAGTGCTACTGCGGCAAGTACAAGCGCGTCCGCTTCAAGGGCATCATCTGCGAGCGCTGCGGCGTCGAGGTGACCCGCGCCAAGGTGCGCCGCGAGCGGATGGGCCACATCGAACTGGCCGCCCCCGTCACGCACATCTGGTACTTCAAGGGCGTCCCCAGCCGGTTGGGCTACCTGCTCGACCTGGCCCCCAAGGACCTTGAGAAGATCATCTACTTCGCGGCCTACGTCATCGTGGGCGTGAACGCCGACCTGCGCCACAACGACCTGCCGACGCTCGAGAACGAGATGCAGGTCGAGCGCAAGCGCGTCGAGAACCGCCGCGACGCGGACGTCGAGGCCCGCGCGCAGAAGCTGGAAGCCGACCTGGCCGAGCTGGAGGCGGAGGGCGCCAAGTCCGACGTGCGCCGCAAGGTCAAGGAGGGCGGCGAGCGCGAGATGCGCCAGCTCCGCGACCGCGCCCAGCGCGAGCTGGACCGGCTCGACGAGATCTGGTCCACCTTCACCAAGCTCGAGCGCGCCCAGCTGATCGCGGACGAGCTGCTCTACCGCGAGCTGTACGACCGCTACGGCGACTACTTCACCGGCGCCATGGGCGCCGAGGCCATCCAGAGGCTCCTGGGTGACTACGACGTGGACGCCGAGGCCGACGTCCTGCGGGAGACCATCCGCAGCGGCAAGGGCCAGAAGAAGCTGCGCGCCCTCAAGCGACTCAAGGTCGTGGCCGCCTTCCAGGCGACCCGCAACAACCCGCAGGGCATGGTCCTGGACTGCGTCCCGGTCATCCCGCCGGACCTGCGCCCGATGGTGCAGCTCGACGGTGGCCGCTTCGCGACCTCGGACCTGAACGACCTGTACCGCCGCGTCATCAACCGGAACAACCGCCTCAAGCGGCTGATCGACCTCGGCGCGCCCGAGATCATCGTCAACAACGAGAAGCGGATGCTCCAGGAGGCCGTCGACGCGCTGTTCGACAACGGCCGCCGCGGCCGGCCGGTGACGGGTCCGGGCAACCGCCCGCTCAAGTCGCTGTCCGACCTGCTCAAGGGCAAGCAGGGCCGGTTCCGCCAGAACCTGCTCGGCAAGCGCGTCGACTACTCCGGCCGTTCGGTCATCGTGGTCGGCCCGCAGCTGAAGCTGCACCAGTGCGGCCTGCCCAAGCAGATGGCGCTGGAGCTGTTCAAGCCGTTCGTGATGAAGCGGCTGGTCGACCTCAACCACGCGCAGAACATCAAGTCCGCCAAGCGGATGGTGGAGCGCGCGCGCCCCGCGGTGTGGGACGTGCTCGAAGAGGTCATCACCGAGCACCCCGTGCTGCTGAACCGCGCGCCCACGCTGCACCGGCTGGGCATCCAGGCGTTCGAGCCGCAGCTGGTCGAGGGCAAGGCCATCCAGCTGCACCCGCTCGTCTGCGAGGCGTTCAACGCCGACTTCGACGGTGACCAGATGGCGGTCCACCTGCCGCTGTCCGCCGAGGCGCAGGCCGAGGCGCGCGTGCTGATGCTGTCCTCGAACAACATCCTCTCGCCCGCGTCCGGCAAGCCGCTGGCCATGCCGCGACTGGACATGGTGACGGGTCTGTACCACCTGACCCGGCACAAGGAGGGCGACATCGGCGAGGGCCAGGCGTACTCCTCGCCGGCCGAGGCGCTGATGGCGTTCGACCGCAAGGCCCTGGGCCTGCAGGCGATGGCCAAGATCCGGATCACGGACAAGAACCCGCCGAAGGGCCAGGAGCCGGAGGGCTGGGAGCCCGGTCAGCCGTGGCTGGCCGTGACCACCCTCGGTCGCGTGCTGTTCAACGAGGTCCTGCCCCAGGACTACGCGTTCATCAACGAGGTCATGCCGAAGAAGCGGCAGGCCACGATCATCAACGACCTGGCCGAGCGGTACCCGATGGTCACCGTCGCCCGGACGCTGGACAAGCTGAAGGACGCCGGTTTCTACTGGGCCACCCGGTCCGGCGTGACCGTCGCGATCTCCGACGTGCTCGTCCCGGAGGCCAAGCAGGGCATCCTCGACGAGTACGAGAAGCTCGCGGACGCGGTCGAGAAGCGCTACCAGCGCGGTCAGCTCTCCCACACGGAGCGCAACAACGAGCTGGTCAAGGTGTGGACCAAGGCCACCGAAGAGGTCGCCGAGGTCATGGAGGCCAACTTCCCCGAGGACAACTCGATCCGCATGATCGTGGCGTCCGGGGCGGCGGGCAACATGACCCAGGTCCGCTCCCTGGCGGGCATGCGCGGTCTGGTGACCAACCCGAAGGGCGAGTACATCCCGCGGCCGATCAAGAACTCGTTCCGCGAGGGCCTGTCGGTGCTGGAGTACTTCATCGCCACGCACGGCGCCCGCAAGGGCCTCGCCGACACCGCGCTGCGCACCGCGGACTCGGGTTACCTGACCCGTCGTCTGGTGGACGTGTCGCAGGACGTCATCATCCGCGAGGTCGACTGCGGCACCTCCCGCGGCGTGAACATGACCGTGGGCGAGCGGCAGGGCGACAAGGTCGTGCTGGCCGAGTTCGCGCAGACCTCGGTCTACGCCCGGACCAGCTCCGAGGACATCACGGACAAGGACGGCAACCTCGTCCTGAACCGCGGTGCCGACCTGGGCGACCCGGCGCTGGCCACGCTGATCGAGGCGGGTGTGACCCGCGTCAAGGTCCGCTCGGTGCTGACCTGCGAGTCCGCGGTCGGCGTGTGCGCGTCCTGCTACGGCCGCTCGATGGCCACCGGCCAGCTGGTCGACGTCGGCGAGGCCGTCGGCATCGTCGCCGCCCAGTCGATCGGTGAGCCCGGCACGCAGCTGACGATGCGCACCTTCCACCAGGGTGGTGTCGCCGGTGACGACATCACGACGGGTCTGCCCCGCGTGCAGGAGCTCTTCGAGGCCCGTGTGCCGAAGGGCAAGGCGCCCATCGCGGACGTCGACGGCCGGGTGCGGATCGAGGACGGCGACCGGTTCTGGAAGATCACCCTCATCCCGGACGACGGGTCGGAGGAGATCCTCTTCGAGAAGCTGTCCAAGCGGCAGCGGCTCGCGAACACGGCCACCGGCCCGCTCCAGGACGGCGACCACGTGGGTGTCGGCCAGCAGCTGCTGGAGGGCACGCCCGACCCGCACGAGGTGCTGCGCGTCATGGGGCCGCGCGAGGCCCAGCTGCACCTGGTGCAGGAGGTCCAGAAGGTCTACCGCGCCCAGGGCGTGGCGATCCACGACAAGCACATCGAGGTCATCGTCCGGCAGATGCTGCGCCGGGTGACGATCATCGACTCGGGCGCCACCGAGTTCCTGCCGGGCTCGCTGGTCGAGCGCGCGGAGTTCGAGTCGGGCAACCGGGCCGTCGTGGCCGAGGGCGGCGAGCCCGCCGCCGGTCGCCCGGTCCTGATGGGCATCACGAAGGCGTCGCTCGCGACCGACTCGTGGCTGTCCGCGGCCTCCTTCCAGGAGACGACGCGAGTCCTGACCGACGCCGCCATCAACGGCCGGTCGGACAAGCTCATCGGCCTGAAGGAGAACGTGATCATCGGCAAGCTGATCCCGGCCGGCACCGGCATCAACCGGTACCGGAACATCCAGGTCCAGCCGACCGAGGAGGCGCGTGCGGCGGCGTACGCGATCCCGAGCTACGACGACGGCTACTACACGCCGGACGTCTTCGGCACGGGGACCGGTGCCGCGGTTCCGCTGGACGACTACGACTTCGGCCGCGACTACCGCTGA